One stretch of Timaviella obliquedivisa GSE-PSE-MK23-08B DNA includes these proteins:
- a CDS encoding DUF2103 domain-containing protein, producing MGKPDKPQKGRVVWNHSTHIPGLIAILTELSECEGIQTITPAVLGSTKSNMHSLNIKVSVPIRGGFKLIARKGKTFQEVFLLTTLSKEQLEEAIAEALE from the coding sequence ATGGGCAAACCAGACAAACCGCAAAAGGGCAGAGTGGTCTGGAATCATTCCACCCATATTCCAGGATTGATTGCCATCCTGACCGAATTGAGCGAGTGCGAAGGGATTCAAACCATTACTCCGGCAGTATTGGGTTCTACTAAATCTAATATGCACAGCCTCAACATTAAGGTGTCGGTGCCGATTCGGGGCGGCTTTAAGCTGATTGCACGGAAAGGCAAGACGTTTCAGGAGGTTTTTTTACTAACAACGTTGAGCAAAGAGCAATTGGAAGAAGCGATCGCAGAGGCTTTAGAGTAG